A section of the Oryzias latipes chromosome 8, ASM223467v1 genome encodes:
- the LOC101175406 gene encoding nucleoside diphosphate kinase, mitochondrial — MLQPRMFQTLLQHFSPEIQRTSTRLLFGVSHALRHGHRCGLHQSKAALQNARERTLIAVKPDGVQRRLVGQIIHRFEQRGFKLVGLKMVQASHGILSEHYGELRTKPFFHSLLTYMSSGPLVVMVWEGHNVVQASRKMVGQTNPAEAPAGTIRGDFSVHVSRNVVHASDSQEGAQKEIQLWFQAKDLLDWDCCDQIYTIEV, encoded by the exons ATGCTGCAGCCGCGGATGTTTCAGACACTTCTCCAACACTTTTCCCCGGAGATCCAAAGAACCAGCACGCGGCTACTGTTTGGGGTTTCCCATGCGCTGCGACACGGACACAGATGTGGCCTGCACCAAAGCAAGGCAG CGTTGCAAAATGCGAGAGAACGGACTCTTATTGCGGTGAAACCAGATGGAGTTCAGCGTCGCCTTGTCGGACAGATAATCCACCGCTTTGAGCAAAGGGGGTTCAAGTTGGTCGGCCTAAAAATGGTCCAG GCATCTCACGGTATCCTGTCGGAGCACTATGGTGAGCTGAGGACGAAGCCTTTCTTTCACAGTCTGCTGACTTACATGTCTTCAGGACCCCTGGTTGTCATG GTATGGGAAGGTCACAATGTCGTCCAGGCGTCACGAAAAATGGTGGGACAAACAAATCCTGCTGAGGCGCCGGCGGGCACCATCAGAGGAGATTTTAGCGTCCATGTTAGCAG GAACGTGGTCCACGCTAGTGATTCACAGGAGGGAGCGCAAAAGGAGATCCAGCTGTGGTTTCAAGCGAAAGATCTGCTGGATTGGGATTGCTGTGACCAGATTTACACCATTGAAGTGTGA